CGGTGCCCGAGCGGGAATACGTGGAGACGGTGAACAAGGCCACGGCGCTGGTGCGGGCGATTGAGCGGGTGGCGCGGCAGCGGCGGGAGTCAGCGCACGGGGGTGGGCCGCCGGGGCCAGACCCGGGGGCGCACGTCAGCCCTCGACCCTCGGGCCGGGAACGCGGGGTGGCCGGATGATCGTCGTCGTCGACAACTACGACTCCTTCGCCTACAACCTGGTCCAGTCCCTGGGCGATCTGGCCGGGGAGGTGGCCGTCTTCCGCAACGACCAGACCACGCCCGGCGAGATCCTGTCCCTCCGCCCGCAGGCGGTGGTGATCTCCCCGGGGCCCTGCACGCCTGCCGAGGCCGGGATCTCCACCGCCGTGGTCACCGCCCTGGCCGGCCGGATTCCCATCCTGGGGGTATGCCTGGGGCACCAGTGCATCGGGGCCGCCTTCGGCGGGCGGGTGGTCCGGGCAGCGTCGCCGGTGCACGGCAAGGCGTCGCCGGTGCGCCACGACGGGAGGACGATCTACGCGGGCCTGCCGGATCCCCTGGTGGCCGGCCGCTACCACTCGCTGGTGGTGGAGCGCGACTCCCTGCCCCCCGAGCTGGAGGTGTCCGCCTGGCTGGAGGACGGGACGGTGATGGGAGTCCGCCACCGCCACGCCCTGGTGGAAGGCGTGCAGTTCCACCCCGAGTCGGTCCTGACGGCCTCCGGCCGGGATCTGCTGGCCAACTTCCTGGCGCTGGCGGGAGTGCCGCTTAAGGGCCGGGGGGCGGGGAGCGGGGAACCGGCGGCGGCGCGGGGGGGATGACCGTGGCGGCGGTGGTGGAAGCGATCCGCAAGGTGGTGGGCCGCGAGGATCTCACCGAGCAGGAGGCGTGGGCGGCCATGGGAGAGGTGATGGACGGCGCGGCCACGCCGGCCCAGATCGCGGCATTGATCACCGCCCTGCGCATGAAGGGAGAAACGGTGGACGAGGTCGCCGGGTTCGCCCGGGCGATGCGCGAGCGGGCCCAGCGCATCACCCCGGCGGTGGACACCCTCATCGACGTGGTGGGCACCGGGGGCGACCGCCTCAGCACCTTCAACATCTCCACCACCAGCGCATTCGTGGTGGCGGCCGCCGGAGGCTACGTGGCCAAGCATGGCAACCGGGCCGTGTCGCGCCTGTCGGGGGCGGCCGACGTGCTGGAGGCCCTGGGGGTGCGCATCCAGGTGCCGCCCGAGGTGGTCCGCCGGGCCATCGAGGACATCGGCATCGGGTTTCTGTTCGCGCCCCTCTACCACGCGGCCATGAAGCACGCCGTGGGGCCGCGCCGGGAGATCGGCATCCGCACCGTCTTCAACATCCTGGGGCCGCTGACCAACCCCGCCAACGCCGGCTACCTGGTGGTGGGCGCCTACAGCCCGGACCTGACGGAGATGATGGCGCGGGTGCTGGGAGAGATGGGCGCCCGCCGCGCCCTGGTGGTGCACGGCCTCGACGGCATCGACGAGGTCTCCACGGTGGGCCCCACCCGGGTCAGCGAGTGGCGCGAGGGACAGGTGCGGACCTACGTCATCACCCCCGACGACCTGGGTCTGCCCCTGGCGGCGCCCGAGGCGATCGCCGGCGGGCCGCCCGAGGCCAACGCGGCGGCCACCGAGGCGGTGCTGCGCGGGGAGCGGGGGCCGCGGCGGGACATCGTCCTGGCCAACGCGGGGGCGGCGCTGCTGGCGGCCGGTCTGGCCGGCGACTGGCGGGAGGGGGTGGCCCTGGCGGCGCGGGCGATCGACGCGGGCGCGGCTTACGAGAAGCTTCAGGCCCTGCGGGCCCACACCCGCGCGGCGACCCCGTGAGGGTCGGGGAGGCGGCGTGGTCCTGGACGAGATGGTGGCCTACAAGCGGGACGAGGTGGCCCGCCGCAAGGCCGCGGGCACGGCCGTCGGGGGGCCGGTCGGCCGGCCGGGCCGGTTCCGCGAGGCTGTGGCCGCCCCGGGACTGGTGGTCATCGCCGAGATCAAGGCGGCCTCGCCGTCGGCGGGGGTGATCCGCCGACAGGTGGACCCGGTGGACCTGGCCCGGGCGCTGGAAGGGGCCGGCGCCGGCGCCCTGTCGGTGCTGACCGACGCCCGCTACTTTGGCGGGTCGTGGGAGGCCCTGGCGGCCGTGTGCCGGGCCACGCGCCTGCCGGTCCTGTGCAAGGAGATCGTCGTCGACCCGGTGCAGATCGACGACGCGGCGGCGGCCGGGGCCGCGGCGGTGCTGCTCATGGCGTCGGTGCTGGACGCCGACCGGCTGCGCGCGTACCGGGACCACGCCCGCCGCCGGGGGCTGGACGCCCTGATCGAGGTGCACACCGCCGGGGAGGTGGCCGCCGCCCTGGCTGCCGGGGCCGACCTGGTGGGGATCAACAACCGCGACCTGCGCACCCTGGAGGTGGACCTGGAGACCACGGTGCGGCTGCGGCCGCTGATCCCCCGGGGTATCCTGGTGGTCGGCGAAAGCGGCCTGCAGACCCGGGAGCAGGTGGAGCGGATGGAGAGGGCGGGCGTGGACGCCGTCCTGGTGGGAACGGCGCTCATGGCCAGCCCGGATCCGGCGAAGACGCTGCGGGCGTTGCGAGGTGCGCCATGACGTCACGGCTCGACACCCAGACCCAGCCCGCGCGGGACGAGGCCCCGGCGGTCCCGGTGCGGGTCTTCTCGGGCATCCAGCCCACGGGCGTGATCCACATCGGCAACTACGTGGGGGCCCTGCGCCAGTGGGTCCAGCTGCAGGCGGAGTACGAGTCGTACTTCTGCATCGTGGACCTGCACGCCATCACCGTGCCCTACGATCCCGCGGAGTTTCCCCGGCGGGTGCTGGAGGCGGCGGCCGCCAACATCGCCGCCGGCATCGACCCGCAGCGGTCGGTGCTGTTCGTGCAATCCCACGTGCACGAGCACTGCGAGCTCATGTGGCTGCTCAACGTGCTGACCCCGCTGGGGCAGCTGGAGCGGATGACCCAGTTCAAGGAAAAGAGCCGCTACGCCCGCCGCGGCGTCATGGCGGGGCTGCTCAACTACCCGGTGCTGCAGGCCGCCGACGTGCTGCTGTACAAGGCGCGGCTGGTGCCGGTGGGCGAGGACCAGGTGCAGCACATCGAGCTGATGCGGGATATCGCCGAGCGGTTCAACAAGCAGTTCGGCGAGACGTTCCCGCTGCCGGAAGCGCGCCTCACCAAGGGGGCGCGCATCATGGCCCTGAACAACCCGATGGTGAAGATGAGCAAGAGCGTGCCCGGCAGCTACGTGGCCCTGGTGGAGGACCCCGACAGCATCCGCCAGAAGGTCCGCGCGGCCGTCACCGACCCCGGGCCGCCGGCTCCCGGAGCGCGCCTGGACGACGCCAGCCCCGGCGTGGCCAACCTGTTCACGCTGCTCGAGGTGTTCGCGCCGGACCGCTATCCCGAGTTCGCGGACGCCTACCAGAAAGGAACCATCCGCTACAGCGAGATGAAGCAGGTGCTGGCCGAGGCCATCGTCAAGACCTTTGCCCCGGTGCGCGAGCGCTACCACGAGCTGCTGCGGCGCCCCGACGACCTGCGGGACATCCTGGCCGACGGCGCCCGGCGCGCCCGCCCCGTCGCCCAGGCCACCATGGAGGAAGTGCGGGAGAAGATGGGGCTGCGCCTGTAGGCGGGGCGGGGATCCGGAGTGCGAGGGCGGGGTTCGTCGGCCTCTGGCCGCGGGTCCCGGCGGGTGCCGTCATGACGCGGGTCAAGATCTGCGGGATCACCGACCCGGAGGCCGCGCAGGCCGCCGTGGAGGCGGGGGCGGACGCGGTGGGCTTCGTGTTTGCCCCCAGCCGCCGGCGGGTGACCGCCGACCAGGCGGCCGCCATCGCCTGGTCGCTGCCGCCGTTCGTGGCCCGGGTGGGGGTGTTCGTGGACGCCGACCGCGGCCGCATCCTGGAGGCGGTGGAGGCGTGCGGGCTCAGCGCCGTCCAGCTGCACGGGGATGAGCCACCCGAGCTGTGCGCGGCGTTGCCCGTACCGGTGATCAAGGCCGTGCGGGTGTCCGGCGGGCAGTCCCTGCAGGGACTGGAGCGGTACCGGGTGAGCGCGTTTCTCCTGGACGCCTACGATCCGACCCGCCCCGGCGGCACCGGGCGCACCTTTGACTGGAGCCTGGCGGCCGGGGTGGCGCGGGTCCACCGGATCGTGCTCTCGGGAGGGTTGACGCCCGCCAACGTCGCCGCCGCCCTGGAGCAGGTGCGGCCCTACGCCGTGGACGTGAGCAGCGGGGTGGAGACCGACGGGAGGAAGGATCCGGCCAAGATCCGGGCGTTCGTCGAGGCGGTGCGCCGGTGGGATGCCGGCGGAGGAGGTCGCCGATGACCCAGGTGGGAGCTCGGGGGCGGCGGGGGTATTTCGGTCCCTTTGGAGGGCGGTTTGTCCCCGAGACGGTCATCCCCGCCCTGGAGGAACTGGAGGGCGCCTTCACCCGGCTGCGGGACGACCCCGGATTCCAGGACCGCTACCGGCGCTACCTGCGCACCTATGCCGGCCGGCCCACCCCGCTGTTCTTCGCCGAGGGGCTCTCCCGGGCGCTGGGGCGGGTGCGGGTCTACCTGAAGCGGGAGGACCTGCTGCACACCGGCGCCCACAAGATCACCAACGCCCTGGGACAGGTCCTCCTGGCCCAGGCCATGGGCAAGAGCCGCATCATCGCCGAGACGGGAGCCGGCCAGCACGGCGTGGCCACGGCCACCGCCGCGGCCCTGCTGGGGCTGCAGTGCGTGGTGTACATGGGCACCGAAGACATGGTCCGCCAGCACCTCAACGTGGTCCGCATGCGCCTGCTGGGCGCCGAGGTGGTGCCGGTGGACGCCGGCAGCCGCACGCTGAAGGACGCCATCAACGAGGCCCTGCGCGACTGGGTGACCCACGTGCGCACGACCTTCTACGTCATCGGCTCGGTGGTGGGTCCCCATCCGTATCCCACCATCGTCCGCGACTTCCAGGCGGTGATCGGCCGGGAAGCCCGGTCGCAGATCCTGGAGGCGGAGGGGCGGCTGCCCGACGTGGCCGTGGCCTGCGTGGGCGGGGGGTCCAACGCCATCGGGCTGTTTTCTGCCTTCCGGGATGACCCGGTGCGGCTGGTGGGGGTGGAGGCGGGAGGGCGCGGCCTGGACAGCGGGGAGCACGCCGCCACGCTGGCCGCCGGTCGGCCGGGCGTGCTGCACGGCGCGCTGACCTACCTGCTGCAGGACGACGATGGGCAGGTGCGGGCCACCCACTCCATTTCCGCGGGCCTGGACTACCCCGCGGTCGGCCCCGAGCATGCCTACCTCAAGGAGAGCGGGCGCGCCGAGTACGTGGCGGTGACCGACGAGGAGGCCCTGGAGGGGTTCCGCCTGCTGGCCCGCACCGAAGGGATCCTGCCGGCCCTGGAGCCCGCCCACGCCCTGGGCTACCTGCCACGCCTGGTCCGGGACCTGCCCGACGGCGCCGTGGTCCTGGTGGGCCTGTCCGGGCGGGGGGACAAGGACGTGGAGGTGGTGGCCCGCGCCGTGGGGCTCGAGGCATCCGCGTCCAGGCATCCGTGAGTCGCCTCGCGTCGGTTTTCGCCGGCCTGCACCGCCCTGCCCTGATCCCGTTCCTGATGGCGGGCGACCCGGACCCGGAGCGCTGTATCCCGCTGCTGCGCGCCGCCGCCCGGGCGGGAGACATCCTGGAGGTGGGCATCCCCTTTTCCGATCCCATCGCCGACGGCCCCACCATCCAGCGGGCCGGCGGGCGGGCCCTGCGCGCGGGGGTGACCGTCGCCGCGGCGCTGGAGATCGTCAGGCAGGTGCGCCAGACCGCCGATACCCCCGTGGTGGTCCTGACCTACGCCAACCCCCTCCTGCAGTTCGGGGTGGACCGCTTCTGCGCCCGGGCCCGGGCAGCGGGTGTGGACGGGGTGGTGGTGCCCGACCTGCCGGTGGACGAGGCCGACCTCCTGATCGGCTCCGCCCGGCGCGCCGACCTGGACACCATCTTCCTGGTCGCGCCCACGACCTCCGACGCGCGCCTGGCCCTGGCCGCCCGCCACAGCCGCGGCTTTCTGTACTGCGTCTCGCTCACCGGCGTCACCGGCGCGCGCGATGCGCTCCCGCCGGAGGCGGAAGCCCTGGTGCGCCGCGCCCGGGCGGTGACGTCCCTGCCGGTCTGCGTGGGCTTCGGGATCGCCACGCCGCAGCAGGCGCAGGCCCTGGGGCGGGTGGCCGACGGGGTGATCGTGGGCAGCGCGCTGGTGGAAGCCGCAGAGCGCGCGACCGACCCCGTGGGGGCGGTGGAGGATCTGCTCGGGCGGCTGCGCGGCAGCCTGGCTGCGGTCTCCCGCGGCGGCCCTCCATTGTCGGGACCGGCACCTCCTCCCGACGCGACGGGGTGATGGGGGCGGTCGGAAGCATGACCATGCGTCCACCCGCGGTGCGCACCCTGTGCCTGCTGCGGCGGGACGACCAGGTGCTGCTGCTGCGGCGCCGCCGCCCGCCCAACGCGGGTCTGTGGAACGCCGTGGGAGGCAAGGTCGCGCCTGGCGAAGATCCCTGGGCGGCGTGCGTCCGCGAGGTTTTCGAGGAGACCGGCATGCGGATCGCCCGACCGCGGCTGCGCGCGGTGGAGTTCGTGTCGGTCCGCCCCGCCAGCCTCCTGTGGGTGCTGTTGGTGTTTGTTGCCGTCGCCCCGCCGGGGGAGCCTGTGGCGTCGGATGAGGGCGAACTCCACTGGGTGCAGGTCGACGCCGTCCCGACCCTGCCGGTGCCGGTGGATCTCGGGCTGCTGTGGCCCATCCTGTGGGATAGGGATCAGGTCATGACAGTCCGGGTGGACCTGGAGGGCGAAGACGCCTCCACCATGACCCGCATGGCGATCCTGGGCCCCGCCGACCGCGCGCGCCCCCTGTACCCGCCGTAGCCCCGGGGACTGCCCCCTTCTGTGGGGACTGTCCCCACCTCCCGTCGGGGACTGTCCCCTCCTGCCGGACGGAGACGATCCCCGTTCTCCGTTCAGGGACGGTACCGCTCCCCTGGCCCGGCACATGTCTCCTCCCGTCGGAGCGGGGGACTGTCCCCAGACTGACCGGGGGACTGTCCCCCCGGCCGGCGAGCGTGCGTCCGTCGCGTATAATGGTGACCGTTGTGGACGTCGTCGTTGCCATTGACCTGATCATCCTGGTGCTGGTCCTGGTGCTGCCGCTGCTCCTGCACCGGGTGGAGCAGAACCTGGAAGCTTTCCTGTTCGCGATGGGGCTCCTCTCCGCGGCCGGGGCGGGAGTCCTGTCCCGGCCGCTGGTCGTCGCCGCCCTCACCCACCCGCTGCCCATCACGGCGGCCGTGTTTCTGGCGGGGCTGGTGTTTCACTGGACCCGCAACCACCTGGGGACGCTGCTGGTCCGCCTGCGCCTGGTCCTGCCCATGCGGGCGGTGGTGGCCGTGGTGGTGACGGTCCTCGCCCTGCTGAGCAGCATCATCACCGTGATCATTGCCTCCCTCGTCCTGGTGGAGGTGGTCAGCGCGCTAGGCTTCCGCCGTGAGGACGAGACCCGCCTGGTGATTGTGGCCTGCATGGCCATCGGGATGGGAGCGGCACTGACGCCGGTGGGCGAACCGCTGTCCACCATCGCCACCGCCAAGCTGGGGGCCGACTTCTGGTTCCTGCTGCGGCTGCTGGGGCCCTGGGTGATTCCCGGGATCCTGGCGCTGGGAGGCGTGGTGGCGCTGCTGCCTCTGCGCTACCAGGGCGAGTCTCTGGCCGAGACGGGACCCCAGGAGACCTACCGCAGCGTGGCGGCCCGGGCGGTGCGCGTCTACGTCTTCGTGATGGCCCTCACCCTGCTGGGGGAGGGGTTCCGGCCCCTGATCGACCGCTACATCATCGGGCTGGACGCGCGGGTGTTGTACTGGATCAACACGGTCTCGGCCATTCTCGACAACGCCACCCTGACCGCCGCCGAGATCAGCCCGCGCATGACCCCGCAGCAGGTGCGCGCGGTGCTGCTGGGCCTGCTCATCAGCGGGGGCATGCTCATCCCCGGCAACATTCCCAACATCATCGCCGCCAACCGCCTGGGCATCCGCAGCCGGGCCTGGGCGCGCTGGGGAGTCCCCCTGGGGGTGGTCCTCCTGGTAGTGTACTTCGCGACGCTGTTTTTCATCCGATGACGGCGGGCGGGTGGACGTGTGGATGGCACGCTCAGAGGGCGCACAGGTTCGCTCTGATCCGCCCCGAGTCGGGCCCCTCGCCGCGCCCCGCCCCGATGTCAGACGCGCAGTCCGCAGCAGGATTCCCCGGGGTCTGGAGGAATCGGGGTAGTCGGCGTGCCCTGCGCGCCGCCCTCCTGGCCGCTGTGGGGGAGCATGGCGACGCCCGGCGAGTTCGTGGCGGTGGGGCGCCCGGAAGCGGGGCCTCGTGTAGTCTGTCTGGCGCCGGCAGTCCGTACCCGGCACGGGGGGTACTCATTCGGGGAACCGGGGAGTTCAGGTTGACCCACCGATGGCGCTGTGGCATCATGGGTGTGGTATTGGCAGAGGGGCTGACCGCCGCGGTCAGCCCCTTTGCTTCACGTGGGAGGCGGGTCTGCGCGAGTCAGGGCGAGACGGTATCGGGATGTTGTTGTGCTTGGCCGTGACGTCGTCGCCGTCCCTCCAGCGATCCAGCTCGTGGTGCAACCCAGAGGAGGGTCTTCACGCCTGCGGCCCTGAGCGCAGGAGTATGAGGGGAGACGGGAGGAGAATGTTCCCCACCTGGCGTGATGGCCGATACCCCCTGGACTCGCGCGTGAAGACCCAGAGCTGATGGGGATCGTCGCGGCCGTGCTTTCCGGATACGTTCTGGCGGCGGCAGCACCCGCGCTGTCCCGACGCGCGGGTCGGTCCGCCGGTTGGCTTCTCGCCCTGCTCCCGCTCGGCTTGGCCCTGTACTTCGGCAGCCAGCTTCTGATCGTCGGTGAGTACGGGCCGCGTGTGTCGGGCCTGTCCTGGGTGCCGGCGCTCGACGTCGCGTTCTCGTTCAAGCTCGACGGACTGAGCCTGCTCTTCGCCCTGCTCATCACCGGCATCGGCAGCCTCATCGTGGTGTATTCGAGCGGATACCTGGCGGGGCACCCGCATCTTCACCGATTCTATGCCTTCATCCTGATGTTCATGGCGTCGATGCTGGGCCTCGTGCTGGCCGACGACCTCATCACCTTGTTCGTCTTCTGGGAACTGACGAGCCTGAGTTCGTACCTTCTGATCGGCTTCGACCATGAGCGACCGGAGGCGCGGGCCGCGGCGCTGCAGGCCCTGCTCGTCACGGGCCTGGGAGGCCTGGCCCTGCTGGCCGGCATCCTCATGCTCGGATCGGCCGCGGGCGGCTACGATCTGTCTACCATCCTGGCGCGAAAGGAGATTGTCCGTAGCCATGAGTTGATTCAGCCGGCGATGTTCCTCATCCTGGCCGGCGCATTCGCCAAGTCCGCCCAGGTCCCGTTTCACTTCTGGTTACCCAATGCGATGGAGGCGCCCACGCCGGTCAGCGCTTTCCTTCACTCGGCGACGATGGTCAAGGCGGGCGTCTACCTGCTGGCCCGGCTCAACCCGCTGTTCGCCGGCATGGAAGGGTGGTCGTCCTCGGTGACGGCGATCGGCGCGGCCACGATGATCACCGGCGCGATCCTGGCCATGATGCAGGTCGACCTGAAGCGGATCCTGGCCTACTCCACCGTGAGCGCGCTGGGTCTGCTCACGATGCTGCTCGGCTTCGGCACGGAGGTCGCGGCGGCGGCGGCCATGGTATTCCTGCTGGCCCACGCATTGTACAAGGGTGCCCTGTTCCTCGTCGCCGGAGTCGTGGATCACGAGACCGGTGTCCGCGAGATCACCGGGCTGACGGGGCTCGGCCGGGTCATGCGCACGACAGCGCTCGCCGCTTGGCTCTCTGCGCTGGCCATGGCGGGTCTCCCGCCGTTTCTGGGTTTCATCGGGAAGGAACTGGCCTATGAAACGATCCTGCACGTCCCGGGCGGGGGCGCGGCGTGGACGACGGTGACCGTCGCCTGGAGCATCCTCTACGTGGCCATCGCCCTGATCTCCGGCATCGCGCCGTTTGTCGGCCCCCGGATCGTCCCCGCAAACGCCAGGCACGACGGTCCCGTGACCCTGTGGCTGGGTCCGCTGGTGCTCGGCGCGCTTGGTCTGGCCATGGGTGTTGCGCCCGGTCTCCTGGCGCGGCCGTTGGTCGAACCGGCCGCCGGAGCAGTGGCGCCGGGGTCGGCGGATGTTTCACTGGCGCTCTGGCACGGCGTCAACCCCAGTCTGGCCCTCAGCCTCGTGGGTCTTGTCGGCGGGCTTGCGATCTACACCGCGCAGGGCGTGTTGCGGCCGACCCTGGGGAGCATGGCGAAGATCCTGCCTTGGGGACCGGCGCGGGCGTATGATGCCGGTCTGGACGGCCTCAACCGGGCGGCAGTGGCCCAGACCCGCCTGCTGCAAAGCGGCTACCTCCGCTACTATCTGCTGCTGATCATTCTTGCCGCCACAGTCACCGGGTGGTACACACTGGTCCGGGCCCGTGTGGCAGGCGGCCCGCTGCTGTGGGACTGGAGCGATGCGCGATTCCATGAGCTGGTGCTGGCCGCGCTGATCATCGTGGCCGCCACCTGGGCCGCGCGGTCCCCATCCCGCCTGGGGGCCGTGGCAGCGTTGGGGGTCACCGGGTACGGCGTGGCGCTGATCTACTTCCTCTTCGGGGCGCCCGATCTGGCCATCACGCAGTTCCTGGTGGAAACGCTGACCGTGATCCTGTTCGTTTTGGCCTTCTACCACCTTCCCCGCTTCACGGTGCTTTCGCATCCTGCGGCGCGGATAAGGGACGTGGCGGTGGCCCTGGTTACAGGAGGGCTGATGGCGGTCCTGGTCCTGGCGGCCGCGGCGGCCGGCGCGCCCCGCACCGTTTCCGCGTACTTCGCCCAGAACAGCTACCTGCTGGGCCACGGCCGGAACGTCGTGAATGTCATCTTGGTGGACTTCCGCGCGCTGGACACCCTGGGGGAGACCGTCGTGCTGGCCGTGGCCGGCATCGGTGTGTATGTGCTGCTCAAGCTGCGACCGGAGGAGCCGCGGCCATGACGTCCTTGATCCTCTCCACGGCGGCCCGGTTTCTCCTGCCGCTTCTGCTGCTCTTTTCCCTGTTCTTGCTGGCCACCGGGCACCATGAGCCGGGTGGCGGCTTCGTCGGCGGACTGGTCGCCGCGGGGGCGTTCACCTTGTATGCCATCGCGTACGGCGTGCCGGCGACTCGCATGCTCCTGCGTGTGGATTCTCGCCTGCCGGTGGGGGTGGGGCTGCTCATCATCCTGGCCAGCGGCGCCGTCGCCCTGCTGCGCGGACAGCCGCTTCTCACCGGGCAGTGGTGGGATTTCCCGCTGCATGCCGCCGCGCGCGTGACGGTGGGCACGCCGCTGATCTTCGACGTCGGGGTCTACCTGCTGGTGGTGGGGACGGTCCTGACGATCTTCATGTCGCTCGCGGAGGAGTAGCGGTGGAGACGCCGCTGGGGCTCGTCATCGGGGGGCTGTACGCGGTCGGCCTGTATCTGATGTTGCGGCGCAGCATCGTCAAGCTCCTCATCGGGCTTGCCGTGCTGACGAACGCGGCCAACCTGCTGATCTTCACGGCGGCGGGGGTGACCCGGGGCCGGCCGCCCCTCGTCCCGCCCGGCCAGGCGCAGCTGTCCTCGCCCTACGCCGATCCGCTGCCTCAGGCGATGATCCTCACCGCGATCGTCATCGGCTTCGGCGTGCTGGCCTTCGCCGTGGTTCTCGTCCACCGGGTAGTGCAGGTGGTGCGCAGCGACGACCTCGACTCGATGAAGACCACCGACACGTGAGCATGCTTCCGATCCTGCCCCTGGTGATCCCGCTGGTCACGGCCGTGGCCTGCCTGATGGCCTGGGGACGCCGGTCCGTACAGCGTGGCCTGGGCGTGGCCGGTGCGGCGGCGCTGCTCGGGGCGGCGATCGTCCTGCTCCGCACAGTCTCCCGGGCCGGGATCCTCGTGGTGCAGGTAGGGAGCTGGCCGGCGCCGTTCGGCATCACGCTGGTCGCGGATCTGTTCAGCACGATCATGGTCACGGTCACGGGGGTGATCGCCCTGGCCGTGGCCGTCTACTCGCTCGCCGCCGTGGACGCGCGGCGCGAGGCCTTCGGTTACTACCCGCTGCTGCATCTGCTGTTGCTGGGGGTGTGCGGCGCCTTCCTGACAGGCGACCTCTTCAACCTTTACGTCTGGTTCGAGGTCATGCTGATCGCCTCGTTCGTGCTGCTGGCGCTCGGCGGGGAACGGCCGCAGCTGGAGGGCGCCATCAAGTACGTGACACTGAACCTGATGTCCTCCGCACTGTTCCTGGCCGCGGTCGGCGTCCTCTATGGCACGGCCGGAACCCTGAACATGGCCGACCTGGCGGTCAAACTCCGGACGTCCGCGGCGCCCGGATTGGTCACGACGCTGGGGGTCCTCTTCCTCGTGGCCTTCGGCGTGAAGGCCGCGATCTTCCCATTGTTCTTCTGGCTGCCCGCCGCGTACCATACGCCCCCCGTTGCCGTCTCGGCCCTCTTCGCCGGCCTGCTGACCAAAGTCGGCGTATACGTGATGATCCGCGTCTTCACCCTGCTCTTCGTCCAGGATGTGGGCTACACGCATCGGATCATCCTCGTCGTCTCCGGCCTGACCATGGTGACTGGCGTGCTGGGCGCGGTGGCCCAGAACGAGCTCCGGCGCGTGCTTTCGTTCCACATTATCAGCCAGATCGGCTACATGATCCTTGGCCTGGGTCTGTTTACTCGGCCCGCCCTGGCAGGCTCGATCTTCTACATCGTGCACCACATCGTGGTGAAGACCAACCTCTTCCTGGTCAGCGGCGCGGTCCACCAGCTGCGCGGCACCTTCGAGTTGAAGTTGCTCGGGGGACTGTACCGCGAGGCGCCGGCGCTCAGTATACTGTTTTTGATCCCCGCGCTGTCCCTGGCAGGGATGCCGCCCCTGTCCGGGTTTTTCGCCAAGCTGGCCCTGGCCCGGGCGGGCCTGGACCGCGGCGAGTACGTCATCGTGGCCACGGCCCTCGGCGTGGGGCTGCTCACGCTGTTCTCGATGACGAAGATCTGGGCCGAAGCGTTCTGGAAGCCGGGGGGGGCGACGGGAGCGACGGGGTCCGGAGGGGAGGCCTGGATCGTCGGGCCGATCACCGCGCTGGCCCTGATC
This window of the Armatimonadota bacterium genome carries:
- a CDS encoding Na+/H+ antiporter subunit B translates to MTSLILSTAARFLLPLLLLFSLFLLATGHHEPGGGFVGGLVAAGAFTLYAIAYGVPATRMLLRVDSRLPVGVGLLIILASGAVALLRGQPLLTGQWWDFPLHAAARVTVGTPLIFDVGVYLLVVGTVLTIFMSLAEE
- a CDS encoding Na+/H+ antiporter subunit C is translated as METPLGLVIGGLYAVGLYLMLRRSIVKLLIGLAVLTNAANLLIFTAAGVTRGRPPLVPPGQAQLSSPYADPLPQAMILTAIVIGFGVLAFAVVLVHRVVQVVRSDDLDSMKTTDT
- a CDS encoding DUF1646 family protein; protein product: MDVVVAIDLIILVLVLVLPLLLHRVEQNLEAFLFAMGLLSAAGAGVLSRPLVVAALTHPLPITAAVFLAGLVFHWTRNHLGTLLVRLRLVLPMRAVVAVVVTVLALLSSIITVIIASLVLVEVVSALGFRREDETRLVIVACMAIGMGAALTPVGEPLSTIATAKLGADFWFLLRLLGPWVIPGILALGGVVALLPLRYQGESLAETGPQETYRSVAARAVRVYVFVMALTLLGEGFRPLIDRYIIGLDARVLYWINTVSAILDNATLTAAEISPRMTPQQVRAVLLGLLISGGMLIPGNIPNIIAANRLGIRSRAWARWGVPLGVVLLVVYFATLFFIR
- a CDS encoding putative monovalent cation/H+ antiporter subunit A, which produces MVAAVLSGYVLAAAAPALSRRAGRSAGWLLALLPLGLALYFGSQLLIVGEYGPRVSGLSWVPALDVAFSFKLDGLSLLFALLITGIGSLIVVYSSGYLAGHPHLHRFYAFILMFMASMLGLVLADDLITLFVFWELTSLSSYLLIGFDHERPEARAAALQALLVTGLGGLALLAGILMLGSAAGGYDLSTILARKEIVRSHELIQPAMFLILAGAFAKSAQVPFHFWLPNAMEAPTPVSAFLHSATMVKAGVYLLARLNPLFAGMEGWSSSVTAIGAATMITGAILAMMQVDLKRILAYSTVSALGLLTMLLGFGTEVAAAAAMVFLLAHALYKGALFLVAGVVDHETGVREITGLTGLGRVMRTTALAAWLSALAMAGLPPFLGFIGKELAYETILHVPGGGAAWTTVTVAWSILYVAIALISGIAPFVGPRIVPANARHDGPVTLWLGPLVLGALGLAMGVAPGLLARPLVEPAAGAVAPGSADVSLALWHGVNPSLALSLVGLVGGLAIYTAQGVLRPTLGSMAKILPWGPARAYDAGLDGLNRAAVAQTRLLQSGYLRYYLLLIILAATVTGWYTLVRARVAGGPLLWDWSDARFHELVLAALIIVAATWAARSPSRLGAVAALGVTGYGVALIYFLFGAPDLAITQFLVETLTVILFVLAFYHLPRFTVLSHPAARIRDVAVALVTGGLMAVLVLAAAAAGAPRTVSAYFAQNSYLLGHGRNVVNVILVDFRALDTLGETVVLAVAGIGVYVLLKLRPEEPRP
- a CDS encoding Na+/H+ antiporter subunit D, which encodes MLPILPLVIPLVTAVACLMAWGRRSVQRGLGVAGAAALLGAAIVLLRTVSRAGILVVQVGSWPAPFGITLVADLFSTIMVTVTGVIALAVAVYSLAAVDARREAFGYYPLLHLLLLGVCGAFLTGDLFNLYVWFEVMLIASFVLLALGGERPQLEGAIKYVTLNLMSSALFLAAVGVLYGTAGTLNMADLAVKLRTSAAPGLVTTLGVLFLVAFGVKAAIFPLFFWLPAAYHTPPVAVSALFAGLLTKVGVYVMIRVFTLLFVQDVGYTHRIILVVSGLTMVTGVLGAVAQNELRRVLSFHIISQIGYMILGLGLFTRPALAGSIFYIVHHIVVKTNLFLVSGAVHQLRGTFELKLLGGLYREAPALSILFLIPALSLAGMPPLSGFFAKLALARAGLDRGEYVIVATALGVGLLTLFSMTKIWAEAFWKPGGATGATGSGGEAWIVGPITALALITVILGLAGQPFFALAGRAADQLLDPSAYIRAVLVEPSQ